In Flavobacteriales bacterium, a single genomic region encodes these proteins:
- the gldN gene encoding gliding motility protein GldN, translating into MKRLLTILTLGLAMLNADAQTTKKSKFSNKIGADNQHGTFILRDFDYDSRTLPYVAVAEEDVWWHKQYVSSINLKLPTNQPLFYPVEPTAYRKNLFSVLMGAVESGKVQAYDDALFEIKMPLAKIKEKMERVETIEDEDFDTGEVVIRKQTIRVLPNQIIEILIREERFFDKKRSVMDSRILGICPVALVENPETASYDKTQLFWLYYPEVRQLLANSNVWNPYNNFERMTMDEFFHKRMFSSVIQYESNMQNRYIYDYNKKKVDQLLEAERIKNEIRNFEHDLWSY; encoded by the coding sequence ATGAAAAGATTATTAACCATATTAACCCTAGGTTTGGCAATGCTAAATGCAGATGCTCAAACAACAAAGAAATCAAAGTTTAGTAATAAAATAGGGGCAGATAATCAACACGGAACTTTTATTTTAAGAGATTTCGACTATGACAGTCGTACACTTCCTTATGTAGCTGTTGCTGAGGAAGACGTATGGTGGCATAAACAATATGTTTCTTCAATTAATTTGAAGTTACCAACAAATCAACCCTTGTTTTATCCTGTGGAGCCTACCGCATATCGTAAAAACCTTTTCTCGGTTTTGATGGGAGCTGTAGAGAGTGGAAAAGTACAAGCTTATGATGATGCTTTATTCGAAATCAAAATGCCACTGGCAAAGATTAAAGAAAAAATGGAGCGTGTTGAAACTATCGAAGATGAAGATTTTGATACAGGTGAAGTGGTGATTCGTAAACAAACGATTCGTGTACTTCCTAATCAAATTATCGAAATCTTGATTAGAGAAGAGCGTTTCTTCGACAAAAAACGTTCGGTAATGGATTCACGTATTCTTGGAATCTGTCCAGTTGCTTTGGTAGAGAATCCAGAGACTGCATCTTATGATAAAACACAATTGTTTTGGTTGTATTATCCAGAAGTACGTCAGTTATTGGCTAACTCAAATGTATGGAATCCATATAACAACTTTGAGCGTATGACAATGGATGAGTTCTTCCATAAAAGAATGTTTTCTTCAGTAATCCAGTATGAGTCTAATATGCAAAATAGATATATCTACGATTACAACAAGAAGAAAGTTGATCAACTTCTTGAAGCAGAAAGAATCAAAAATGAAATTAGAAACTTCGAACATGACCTTTGGAGTTACTAG
- a CDS encoding response regulator yields MNVKKTFFLLLALLLSPLSYGQKKQNSIRHQLSFCKQNIYKYPDTVSVVLKNLSEYSLSDKEKMELYFYQYWYDHIYQKYTTASRASAVKGLGIANKQQHHYYQIQFNAAMIRSYINEQERAPQYYSNLQNLLKKIKEPSLRFDIYNALGMYHYIVTADTEKIAEYIAEADKIFEVNETSLSLFQLKDYYWIKGVSSTDLDKGLYFLDRALEVTMSIGDNYLKYDLYLWKIIYLTGIKGISDPELIIYIESLLQEPEKDKRHKRIYYPYLLQSLVFSGQDKKAENVFQLFEKRYKASGYKVNNEVNINMLGYFVYKKKQPHQSITYLEKYMNDIINHEWSKQDSLAVKMDRELKAKDLELKILAESFEAQKNAKQRDLIIGVSLIIFTLLAIYVYIKLKFKNQKLSLLTKYYDREKTINEERSLFLENISHEIKTPVTMVSGVLELINETKDKEKKKELLELARVNIKKLKREIKGMTYMNNHALIRKDNSERVPILFFMKKILTENLIGFRSKSVCLKWKHNFDLNTWVQLDDEKIQIIINNLISNALKYSPEKSLVEIECWVNEGEFYFQITDSGQGIPANEVNKVFDRFFQASNSKVGQGIGLAIVKHISDAISGKVNVTSEPNISTCFSFRFPTKFGEELSEKSSYTFYETQKLIQQITFKENKSTLLIVDDNEFIHAFYQEIFFDYNCVFSFGALAALDFLEKNKVDCVISDVMMPNMDGFDLKEAMNKNKLTIPVVFVTAKSIVNNKIEALRIGVIDYIQKPFEINELRVRVRNIIENYHSKLQYIDQEIIPTQNNVLSEKQHIELKAQDPMNIVKRMIKDIEKNISSEEYGVKQLAESVFYSESQLRRIVKKLTGFTPNKLILEVKLLRAESLLRQYPHAKIYEIQQQIGIKSSPYFSKVFKERFGIFPSEILERNNHVDIQKNDIKVNIEID; encoded by the coding sequence ATGAACGTTAAAAAAACATTTTTTCTTCTGTTGGCTCTTTTACTCTCTCCACTGAGCTACGGGCAGAAAAAACAGAACAGTATTCGCCATCAACTTAGTTTTTGTAAACAAAATATCTATAAATATCCCGATACCGTATCTGTTGTTCTTAAAAATTTAAGTGAATATTCTTTAAGTGATAAAGAAAAAATGGAGTTGTATTTCTATCAGTATTGGTACGATCATATATATCAAAAATACACAACTGCCTCTAGAGCAAGCGCTGTTAAAGGCTTAGGAATTGCCAATAAGCAACAACATCATTATTATCAAATACAGTTTAACGCTGCAATGATTCGTTCTTATATAAATGAACAAGAAAGAGCTCCGCAATATTATTCTAATCTGCAGAATTTACTTAAAAAAATAAAAGAACCTAGTCTACGTTTTGATATTTATAATGCCTTGGGAATGTATCATTATATCGTTACTGCAGATACAGAAAAGATCGCGGAATATATTGCAGAGGCCGATAAAATATTTGAGGTAAATGAAACCAGTTTATCACTCTTTCAGTTAAAAGACTATTATTGGATCAAAGGCGTTTCTTCAACAGATTTGGACAAAGGATTATATTTTTTGGATCGAGCACTTGAAGTAACGATGAGTATTGGTGATAATTATTTGAAATACGATTTGTATTTATGGAAAATAATCTATCTCACGGGCATAAAAGGAATCTCGGATCCTGAACTTATTATTTATATCGAAAGCCTCTTGCAAGAACCAGAAAAAGACAAAAGACATAAAAGGATTTACTATCCCTACCTTTTGCAGTCTTTGGTTTTTTCGGGACAGGATAAAAAGGCTGAAAATGTTTTTCAACTATTTGAAAAACGCTATAAAGCTTCAGGTTATAAAGTAAACAATGAAGTCAATATTAATATGTTGGGTTATTTTGTCTACAAAAAAAAGCAGCCTCATCAGTCTATTACTTATTTAGAAAAGTATATGAATGATATCATTAATCATGAGTGGAGTAAACAAGACTCCTTAGCGGTAAAAATGGATCGAGAATTAAAAGCAAAAGACTTAGAACTGAAAATTTTGGCTGAATCTTTTGAAGCGCAAAAAAATGCCAAACAGCGAGATTTAATTATCGGAGTATCTTTGATAATCTTCACTCTACTAGCAATATATGTATATATAAAACTAAAATTTAAGAATCAAAAACTGAGTTTATTAACAAAATATTATGATCGGGAAAAGACTATTAATGAAGAACGCTCATTGTTCTTGGAAAATATTTCTCATGAAATAAAAACACCTGTTACTATGGTCTCTGGTGTTTTAGAATTAATTAATGAAACAAAAGATAAAGAAAAGAAGAAAGAACTTTTAGAACTCGCTAGAGTGAATATCAAAAAACTCAAGCGTGAAATAAAAGGGATGACCTACATGAACAATCATGCTCTTATAAGAAAAGATAATTCTGAAAGAGTTCCTATACTCTTTTTTATGAAAAAGATATTAACAGAAAACCTAATTGGTTTCCGTAGCAAGAGTGTATGTCTAAAATGGAAACATAATTTTGATTTGAATACTTGGGTGCAACTAGATGATGAAAAAATACAAATCATCATTAATAATTTAATATCCAACGCACTGAAGTATAGTCCAGAGAAAAGTCTTGTTGAAATAGAATGCTGGGTAAATGAAGGGGAGTTTTATTTTCAAATTACAGATTCTGGACAAGGAATTCCTGCCAATGAGGTAAATAAAGTATTTGATAGATTTTTTCAAGCAAGTAATAGTAAAGTAGGGCAAGGCATCGGTTTAGCTATTGTAAAACACATCTCTGATGCTATATCTGGAAAAGTAAATGTGACAAGTGAACCGAACATTTCAACTTGCTTTTCTTTTCGTTTTCCAACAAAATTTGGAGAAGAACTATCAGAAAAAAGCTCTTATACTTTCTATGAGACCCAAAAGCTCATTCAACAAATTACCTTCAAAGAGAATAAATCTACACTATTAATCGTTGATGACAACGAATTTATACACGCTTTTTACCAAGAGATTTTCTTTGATTATAACTGTGTTTTTTCATTTGGTGCTTTGGCTGCATTAGATTTTTTAGAAAAGAATAAAGTGGATTGTGTGATTTCAGATGTTATGATGCCCAATATGGATGGTTTTGACTTAAAAGAAGCCATGAATAAAAACAAACTAACAATTCCTGTAGTCTTTGTAACGGCAAAATCTATTGTTAATAATAAAATAGAAGCATTAAGAATTGGCGTGATCGATTATATTCAAAAACCATTTGAAATCAATGAACTTAGAGTTCGAGTTCGAAATATAATCGAAAACTATCATTCAAAATTACAATATATCGATCAAGAGATTATACCTACGCAAAATAATGTACTCTCAGAAAAACAACATATTGAGCTTAAAGCACAGGATCCAATGAATATCGTCAAGAGGATGATCAAGGATATTGAAAAAAATATTTCGTCTGAAGAATACGGTGTCAAACAATTAGCAGAATCGGTTTTTTATAGTGAGAGTCAATTAAGAAGAATTGTAAAAAAACTTACTGGTTTTACTCCCAATAAACTCATTCTTGAGGTAAAACTCTTAAGAGCTGAAAGTCTATTAAGGCAATACCCTCACGCGAAAATTTATGAAATCCAACAACAGATTGGAATTAAATCCTCGCCCTATTTCTCAAAAGTATTTAAAGAACGTTTCGGAATATTTCCTTCCGAAATCTTGGAAAGAAATAACCATGTAGATATACAAAAAAATGACATAAAGGTCAATATAGAAATAGACTAG